The DNA segment CGGCAATGCAATAAAATTCACGGAGCGCGGCGAGGTAGAAATCACCATAAGGAAACGCGACCTTGCTAATAATCGATTGCTGCTTTGTGTGTCGGTACGTGATACGGGTATTGGCATCGCGCCGCATCAACTGCGACGGGTGTTTCTCCCTTTTGAACAAGGAGTGGGTAACCGTTCTTTTTCCAACGAAGGGACCGGGTTGGGCCTGCCTATCAGTAAACGCTTGGTGGATGCTATGGAGGGAAAGATCGGAGTAGAAAGCAGCCTTGGGGAAGGCAGTGTGTTTCATTTTGAGGTGCCAGTGGGTGTAATTGATATACCGCGCACAATACCACGGTTGGTTTCTCAACTCTGGCATGAATGCCAAACACTGATCTGGATCCGGCAGGAGGCAGTACGTGAGTCGATTACTCATGCCCTTGATTCTTTCGGTTTCAAAACCCACGCGATATCATCGGTCACCGAAGCAGTCAACTGGACCCGTGGTATGGATAACAAGGAGCGTCTCTGTTTAATCGTGCTACTAACCTGCGCGTTGGTTAGGGGACTCCAGCTAAATAGCATATTGGACGGATTCTTCTTTAAAAAGTTCTCTGACTTTCTCTGGCGATTTTTTTAAATCCTCTAAAAGTTGAGTAGCTTTATTTTTTAACTCCTCCACATTACGAATAAGGTGACGCGCAATTCCTTGTGTCTTAATATTGCTCCATACTAGCTCG comes from the Gammaproteobacteria bacterium genome and includes:
- a CDS encoding hypothetical protein (Evidence 5 : Unknown function) — its product is MATAISRSETPPSAHHAKVVKEYLETTNGKVKIFFLPTYSPHLNPVELVWSNIKTQGIARHLIRNVEELKNKATQLLEDLKKSPEKVRELFKEESVQYAI